From the genome of Thermogutta terrifontis, one region includes:
- a CDS encoding thioredoxin domain-containing protein codes for MPNRLISSKSPYLRQHAENPVDWYPWGEEAFRKAKELDRPIFLSIGYSACHWCHVMERESFNDPEVADFLNRHFVSIKVDREEHPAVDAQYMEAVQLLTGRGGWPLTVFLTPDLQPFYGGTYFPPRARGGMPGFLDVLRAVVEAWQNRREEVLGQADKLTILVSDVSGTLAGKADRPDSSTAELAERALAHGFDSRWGGFGAAPKFPHPSLLRFLLLRYATTSSQVALFMALKTLDSMAAGGIHDHIGGGFHRYSTDAQWLVPHFEKMLYDNALLARAYLDAFRLTERPLYEDVTRRTLDYLLRDMARPGGGFYSSEDADSEGEEGKFYLWDYQEIQEILGNRADLFVEYYDIRRQGNFEGRNIPNLISSQDRLEQLTAQERESIEKELAVCRQILFQARNRRVRPARDEKILLNWNAFAVDTLFWAGRALGESRYIEAAQETLDFLLATFWINSQLCHSWCDGELQGPAVLDDHAALGVALVSGYETTANPQYLEHAYRLVEYILEQFRDPQSGAFFMTAQDHPHLLCRQLDYFDNPTPSGSALTVELLLRLGHLLGETRFLEDAEQALAGLSGWMQRAPMGVGHALLCLQTLTSGWTSWVFCLPETAEHSREWPDFLREYFRRYIPACVTAMDGPDQHAAGPLHERIFRDRKPIDGQATLYLCHGSQCEPPLVGETAIRDAIVSRSVLVPKAQR; via the coding sequence ATGCCCAATCGTCTTATTTCGTCGAAAAGTCCTTATCTTCGACAGCACGCTGAAAATCCTGTGGACTGGTATCCGTGGGGTGAGGAGGCCTTTCGAAAGGCCAAAGAGCTCGACCGCCCCATTTTCCTCTCCATCGGCTATTCTGCCTGCCACTGGTGCCACGTAATGGAGCGAGAAAGTTTCAACGACCCTGAAGTCGCAGACTTTCTCAACAGGCATTTTGTTTCCATCAAGGTGGACCGCGAGGAACACCCCGCTGTGGATGCCCAGTACATGGAAGCCGTTCAGCTTCTCACGGGTCGCGGGGGCTGGCCGCTCACGGTTTTCCTCACTCCCGATCTCCAGCCGTTTTACGGAGGGACGTATTTTCCGCCCAGGGCTCGGGGAGGAATGCCCGGCTTTCTGGATGTCCTCCGCGCTGTCGTCGAAGCCTGGCAGAACCGCCGCGAGGAGGTACTGGGGCAGGCGGACAAGCTAACAATCCTGGTTTCGGATGTCTCAGGGACGCTGGCGGGCAAGGCCGACAGGCCCGACAGTAGCACGGCCGAACTCGCGGAACGTGCGCTGGCCCACGGATTCGACAGCCGTTGGGGTGGTTTCGGAGCAGCGCCCAAGTTTCCCCATCCCTCTTTGCTGCGATTTCTCCTGCTGCGGTATGCCACGACATCCTCGCAGGTTGCCCTCTTCATGGCGCTCAAGACGCTCGATTCCATGGCCGCAGGGGGCATTCACGACCATATTGGCGGAGGGTTCCACCGCTATTCTACCGATGCCCAATGGCTGGTGCCGCACTTTGAAAAGATGCTCTACGACAACGCGCTTCTCGCCCGGGCATATCTTGACGCCTTTCGCCTGACGGAACGCCCGCTCTATGAAGATGTCACCCGACGAACGCTCGATTATCTCCTCCGCGACATGGCTCGACCGGGCGGCGGCTTTTATTCGTCTGAGGATGCCGATAGCGAGGGCGAAGAAGGCAAGTTTTACCTTTGGGATTACCAGGAGATTCAGGAAATCCTTGGCAATCGTGCAGACCTTTTCGTCGAGTACTACGATATCCGTCGGCAGGGTAATTTCGAGGGTCGCAACATTCCGAATCTGATTTCTTCCCAGGATCGCCTGGAACAACTCACCGCCCAAGAGCGAGAAAGCATCGAGAAGGAACTTGCGGTGTGCCGCCAGATCCTTTTCCAGGCACGTAACCGCCGAGTGCGCCCCGCCCGGGATGAGAAGATCCTCCTCAATTGGAATGCATTCGCTGTGGACACGCTCTTCTGGGCTGGGCGTGCACTGGGGGAATCACGTTACATTGAGGCCGCCCAGGAGACACTTGATTTCCTGCTGGCCACGTTTTGGATCAACAGCCAACTTTGCCATTCCTGGTGTGATGGCGAACTCCAGGGCCCCGCTGTGCTGGACGATCATGCAGCGCTGGGCGTGGCCCTGGTGAGTGGCTATGAAACCACGGCGAATCCGCAGTACCTCGAACACGCCTATCGTCTGGTGGAATACATTCTCGAACAATTTCGCGATCCGCAGAGCGGGGCGTTCTTTATGACCGCGCAAGATCATCCTCATCTCCTCTGTCGGCAACTGGACTATTTCGACAATCCCACACCAAGCGGAAGCGCGTTGACCGTGGAGCTCCTCCTCCGCCTGGGGCACCTGCTGGGAGAAACACGCTTCCTGGAGGATGCCGAACAGGCGCTGGCCGGTTTATCGGGCTGGATGCAGCGGGCCCCGATGGGTGTGGGACACGCACTGCTCTGTCTCCAGACGCTGACCAGCGGCTGGACGAGCTGGGTGTTTTGTCTGCCAGAAACTGCCGAGCACTCGCGCGAATGGCCTGATTTTCTCCGCGAATATTTTCGTCGCTACATTCCCGCGTGTGTTACCGCAATGGACGGACCAGATCAGCACGCCGCTGGGCCATTGCACGAGCGGATATTCCGCGACCGGAAGCCGATCGACGGTCAGGCCACTCTCTACCTGTGCCATGGCAGCCAATGTGAGCCGCCCCTGGTGGGTGAAACAGCGATCCGCGATGCGATTGTCAGCCGAAGTGTGCTCGTCCCCAAAGCACAACGCTGA
- a CDS encoding PQQ-binding-like beta-propeller repeat protein has translation MMLPWRQMAVPRSAYTARVVGRLLGLVFLLPFIGAVIGVLPDRVARGEDWPQFHGPNRDNICTETGLLQEWPEGGPKLLWTLEGLGRGYSTVSISQGRLYTMGDRPAEGGEAQFVLAYDLATRKELWATRIGPPHRDGGPRCTPTVDGDRVYAIGTDGDLVCLDAATGRIVWRKNFGRDFGGKMMSVWRYSESPLVDGEKLVCTPGGKDALLVALDKKTGETIWRCQPGDLGPRGADGAGYASIMPAEIHGVRQYITLVGRGAVGVDAATGKLLWNYNRIANNVANISNPVIRGEYVFVSTAYRTGCALLRIKRDGENWSAEEVYFHDANTFSNHHGGMVLVGDYLYAGDGQNRGAPICIEFLTGKVMWKEQPVDRGSAAVLYADNRLYFRYEAGTVALIAPDPKGFRLISQFRPAVVDGPAWPHPVICDGKLYLRAHNVLMCYDVKNKP, from the coding sequence ATGATGCTTCCGTGGAGACAAATGGCGGTTCCTCGCTCAGCGTACACAGCTCGGGTTGTTGGAAGGCTTTTGGGCCTGGTTTTTCTCCTACCATTTATCGGGGCGGTGATTGGCGTGCTGCCCGATCGTGTTGCGCGCGGGGAAGACTGGCCCCAGTTCCATGGGCCCAATCGTGATAACATCTGCACAGAAACGGGGCTTCTTCAGGAATGGCCGGAAGGCGGCCCCAAACTCCTCTGGACGCTTGAGGGCCTTGGCCGCGGTTATTCAACGGTTTCAATCTCCCAAGGGCGTCTGTACACGATGGGGGATCGGCCTGCGGAAGGTGGTGAGGCCCAATTTGTTCTGGCCTACGACCTGGCCACCCGCAAGGAACTCTGGGCGACGCGGATTGGACCGCCTCACCGCGATGGGGGCCCACGCTGCACGCCCACCGTGGATGGCGATCGGGTTTACGCCATCGGCACGGACGGGGACCTGGTGTGTCTTGATGCGGCCACCGGCCGAATCGTGTGGAGGAAGAACTTCGGGCGGGATTTCGGCGGCAAAATGATGTCCGTCTGGCGATACAGCGAGTCACCCCTGGTGGATGGGGAAAAACTGGTGTGCACCCCCGGCGGAAAAGACGCCCTCCTTGTGGCGCTGGACAAGAAAACGGGGGAAACGATCTGGCGTTGTCAGCCCGGGGATTTGGGACCACGCGGAGCGGACGGAGCGGGGTACGCTTCGATCATGCCGGCCGAGATTCATGGCGTTCGTCAGTACATTACCCTGGTGGGCAGGGGAGCCGTTGGTGTCGATGCTGCGACCGGCAAGCTCCTGTGGAATTACAACCGTATCGCCAACAACGTGGCGAACATCTCCAATCCCGTTATCCGTGGCGAATACGTTTTCGTCAGCACGGCCTACCGCACCGGGTGTGCCCTGCTGCGCATCAAACGGGATGGAGAGAACTGGTCGGCGGAGGAAGTCTATTTCCATGATGCCAATACATTTTCCAACCATCATGGCGGCATGGTGCTTGTTGGGGATTACCTGTACGCCGGGGATGGCCAGAATCGCGGAGCCCCCATCTGCATCGAGTTTCTCACCGGGAAAGTGATGTGGAAGGAACAGCCGGTGGACCGCGGATCGGCGGCCGTCCTCTACGCCGACAACCGACTCTATTTCCGCTATGAAGCCGGCACGGTCGCGCTCATTGCTCCGGATCCCAAAGGATTCCGGCTCATCAGCCAGTTCCGCCCGGCCGTCGTGGACGGTCCAGCCTGGCCGCATCCCGTCATCTGCGATGGGAAACTCTATCTGCGGGCTCACAACGTCCTCATGTGCTACGATGTCAAGAATAAGCCCTGA
- a CDS encoding sulfatase — MVSGRSVALLVLGMGWMWVFQTSGFGEAPSAPSKPNVLFIAIDDLNDWTGFLGGHPQAKTPNLDALAKRGMIFTRAYCTAPACNPSRTSLLCGVLPSSSGVYHNDNPWRPQLPDTITVFQHFMAHGYKVYGGGKLFHNVFNDPQSWEVYWDRPGDPVPPNRPLNGIPNAAQFDWGPLDVDDAAMGDTKLSDWAIEFLGQKHDRPFFLAVGYIRPHLPWYVPRPYFDDFPLANIVLPQVKEDDLDDVPPLGKKIANPQGDHARVLATHNWEKAVQGYLASIEFVDRQVGRLLDAFQKSPYATNTIVVVWGDHGWHLGEKLHWRKFTLWEEATRVPLIICAPGVTQPGSQCHRTVSLLDLYPTLCELCDLPIPAHVEGRSIVPLLKQPDAPWDRPVVTTHGYMNHAVRSERWRYIRYSDGTEELYDHEKDPMEWTNLASDPAYAEVKAELAKWLPKVNKPEGPKAKPQSNQRRGRGTLPAESASWPEGLRAYFAQEWFGEFQP; from the coding sequence ATGGTCAGTGGTCGGAGTGTCGCGCTTCTGGTCCTCGGTATGGGCTGGATGTGGGTGTTCCAAACCTCTGGATTCGGAGAGGCCCCATCTGCCCCGAGCAAACCCAATGTCCTCTTCATCGCGATTGACGATCTCAATGATTGGACGGGCTTCCTTGGCGGCCACCCGCAGGCAAAAACGCCGAATTTGGACGCCCTCGCGAAGCGGGGGATGATTTTCACCCGCGCGTACTGCACGGCCCCGGCGTGCAATCCTTCCCGAACGAGCCTGTTGTGCGGCGTTTTACCGTCCTCGTCAGGTGTCTATCACAATGACAACCCCTGGCGACCGCAACTTCCGGACACCATTACTGTGTTTCAGCATTTCATGGCTCACGGTTACAAGGTGTACGGAGGAGGAAAGCTCTTCCATAATGTTTTCAACGATCCCCAATCGTGGGAGGTGTACTGGGACCGGCCTGGTGATCCAGTACCGCCAAATCGGCCTCTCAATGGCATCCCAAATGCGGCGCAATTCGATTGGGGGCCCCTGGATGTGGATGACGCCGCGATGGGCGACACCAAGCTGAGTGATTGGGCGATTGAGTTCCTCGGCCAGAAGCACGATCGCCCGTTCTTTCTGGCGGTCGGTTACATTCGTCCGCATTTGCCCTGGTATGTGCCGCGCCCGTATTTCGACGACTTTCCTCTGGCGAACATCGTTCTTCCTCAGGTGAAGGAAGACGATCTGGACGACGTCCCGCCCTTGGGGAAAAAGATCGCCAACCCTCAGGGCGACCATGCGCGGGTGCTGGCCACCCACAACTGGGAAAAAGCCGTTCAGGGCTACCTGGCCAGCATCGAGTTTGTGGATCGCCAGGTGGGCCGGTTACTGGATGCCTTTCAAAAAAGCCCTTATGCCACGAATACAATCGTGGTCGTGTGGGGGGACCACGGGTGGCACCTGGGTGAAAAACTTCACTGGCGGAAATTCACACTATGGGAAGAAGCCACCCGCGTGCCCCTCATCATCTGTGCCCCAGGTGTAACGCAGCCAGGAAGCCAGTGCCATCGCACGGTGAGCCTGCTCGACCTCTATCCCACTTTGTGCGAGTTGTGCGACCTTCCCATCCCGGCGCACGTGGAGGGCAGGAGCATCGTGCCGCTCCTCAAGCAGCCGGATGCGCCCTGGGATCGACCGGTTGTGACCACGCACGGCTATATGAATCACGCAGTACGATCGGAGCGCTGGCGCTATATCCGCTACAGCGACGGGACGGAAGAACTCTACGATCACGAGAAAGATCCAATGGAGTGGACCAATCTCGCCAGCGATCCGGCTTACGCTGAAGTCAAGGCGGAGCTGGCCAAATGGCTACCCAAAGTGAATAAGCCGGAAGGCC
- a CDS encoding aminotransferase class I/II-fold pyridoxal phosphate-dependent enzyme, protein MHEKDLPKEVPGPIGPTETRSGFSIPVADRVLRLPPYLFARINKLLYEKRRAGADVIDLGMGNPSDPPQDIVIEKLAAAARDPDNHGYTESRGILNLRREVASKYFKQFGVRLDPESEIIVCLGSKDGFSHLCLALLGPGDTAVVPAPSYPPHVYAVILAGASTISLDVTKPDEFLSRLAFVCQNLFPRPKVVVVNFPHNPTTTVVEADFYHELVRLAKRYSFLVISDLAYADVTFDGYRAPSLLAVPGGRDVGVELTTMSKGYNMAGWRVGFCCGNAEMVRALATVKTYYDYGMFRAIQVAAIVALRHTDAAVEAQAREYQRRRDVLCEGLERLGWPIVRPKATMFVWAKIPEPWASQMSSFDFAMKLLKEADVAVSPGGGFGAAGEGYLRLALVENEHRLRQAVRQIGRCLGQAQNQPPARVAGT, encoded by the coding sequence ATGCACGAGAAAGATTTGCCGAAAGAGGTCCCCGGTCCGATCGGTCCCACGGAAACCCGCTCCGGATTCAGCATCCCGGTGGCCGATCGCGTCCTCCGTTTGCCGCCCTATCTGTTTGCGCGGATCAATAAGCTCCTTTATGAAAAGCGCCGGGCAGGCGCCGACGTGATCGATTTGGGAATGGGTAATCCCAGTGATCCCCCGCAGGATATCGTGATCGAGAAGCTTGCGGCAGCCGCCCGCGATCCAGATAATCATGGCTACACCGAATCAAGGGGGATTTTGAACCTCCGCAGAGAGGTGGCTTCCAAGTATTTCAAGCAGTTCGGCGTCCGATTGGATCCCGAATCCGAAATTATCGTGTGCCTGGGGTCAAAGGATGGATTCAGCCATCTGTGCTTGGCCCTTTTGGGACCGGGAGATACGGCCGTCGTGCCAGCCCCTTCCTATCCACCCCACGTGTACGCGGTCATTCTTGCCGGTGCCAGCACGATCAGTCTGGATGTGACCAAACCAGACGAGTTTTTGTCGCGTCTGGCTTTCGTCTGCCAGAACCTGTTTCCACGCCCAAAAGTCGTCGTGGTCAACTTTCCTCACAATCCCACCACAACCGTGGTGGAGGCCGACTTTTACCATGAATTGGTGCGACTGGCCAAGCGCTACAGCTTTCTCGTCATCAGTGACCTTGCGTACGCGGACGTCACGTTTGACGGCTACCGGGCGCCGAGCCTTCTGGCCGTCCCCGGCGGGCGAGATGTGGGCGTGGAACTCACCACGATGAGCAAAGGATACAACATGGCGGGTTGGCGGGTGGGATTCTGCTGTGGCAACGCGGAGATGGTGCGGGCCCTCGCCACCGTGAAGACCTATTACGACTACGGCATGTTTCGCGCGATTCAGGTCGCGGCGATCGTCGCCCTCCGACACACGGATGCCGCCGTCGAGGCCCAGGCCCGCGAGTACCAGCGGCGACGCGATGTCCTCTGCGAAGGGCTGGAACGGCTCGGCTGGCCCATCGTTCGGCCCAAGGCGACGATGTTTGTCTGGGCGAAAATTCCCGAGCCCTGGGCCAGCCAAATGTCGTCGTTCGACTTTGCGATGAAACTGCTGAAAGAAGCCGATGTGGCCGTCAGTCCCGGCGGCGGTTTTGGCGCGGCGGGCGAAGGATATCTGCGACTGGCGCTGGTTGAAAACGAACACCGTCTCCGGCAGGCCGTTCGCCAGATCGGACGATGCCTTGGCCAGGCGCAAAATCAACCCCCAGCGCGGGTCGCCGGAACCTGA
- a CDS encoding winged helix-turn-helix domain-containing protein, producing MSEISNSYVARIGETAGLVWHALHANGPLNLSQLVKKLERPRDEVMQAIGWLAREDKLVFMDRGRARLVALKEQAGA from the coding sequence ATGAGCGAGATCTCCAATTCCTATGTGGCGCGGATCGGCGAAACCGCGGGTTTGGTTTGGCACGCTTTGCATGCCAACGGGCCGCTCAACCTCAGCCAGCTTGTCAAGAAGCTGGAACGGCCACGCGACGAGGTCATGCAGGCCATTGGCTGGCTTGCTCGAGAGGATAAACTCGTCTTCATGGACCGTGGTCGTGCCCGGCTGGTGGCACTGAAAGAGCAGGCCGGCGCCTGA
- a CDS encoding M55 family metallopeptidase, translating to MRWKSLLSVGWLIASLFTWPIGVHGQGLKIYIVTDLEGASGVYKFAQTREAGPLNEQAKEYLMGDIAAVVRGLRDAGATEIVILDGHGSQAFVPHLMVPGAKYITGLPRPSVMPELDETFAGLVQLGAHAMMGTPDGVLCHTQSSRNENRYWYNGVESGELAQVALYAGAFGVPTIMVTGDEATCREARTFFGPEVVTVAVKKGLARESAVLYPFDQTRRALYEGAKKAIEAIPRCKPYCIEMPIKAKKQWLVFDKPDEPGRLMTKEGVIEDVRKIFEF from the coding sequence ATGCGGTGGAAAAGCTTGCTGAGTGTGGGTTGGTTGATTGCCTCGCTTTTCACCTGGCCGATTGGAGTTCATGGGCAAGGTTTGAAAATCTACATCGTCACCGATTTGGAGGGCGCCAGTGGCGTTTACAAGTTTGCTCAAACCCGCGAGGCCGGTCCCCTCAATGAACAGGCGAAGGAATATCTGATGGGCGATATTGCGGCAGTGGTACGGGGACTCCGCGATGCCGGGGCCACGGAAATCGTGATTCTGGATGGTCACGGCAGCCAGGCCTTTGTGCCGCACCTGATGGTGCCTGGGGCCAAGTACATCACGGGTTTGCCCCGGCCCAGCGTGATGCCCGAGCTCGACGAAACCTTCGCGGGGTTGGTCCAACTGGGTGCTCATGCCATGATGGGGACGCCGGATGGCGTGCTCTGCCACACGCAATCATCTCGAAACGAGAACCGTTACTGGTACAACGGGGTGGAATCGGGGGAACTTGCGCAGGTGGCTCTTTACGCCGGAGCCTTCGGTGTCCCCACGATCATGGTGACCGGCGACGAGGCCACCTGCCGGGAAGCGAGAACCTTCTTTGGGCCAGAAGTTGTGACGGTCGCTGTCAAAAAAGGGCTGGCCCGTGAAAGCGCCGTGCTTTATCCGTTTGACCAGACACGCCGAGCCCTGTACGAGGGGGCGAAAAAAGCCATCGAAGCCATTCCACGGTGCAAACCCTACTGCATTGAGATGCCGATTAAGGCAAAGAAGCAATGGCTCGTGTTCGATAAGCCGGATGAGCCAGGACGTCTCATGACCAAGGAAGGCGTCATCGAAGACGTGCGGAAAATCTTCGAGTTTTGA
- a CDS encoding right-handed parallel beta-helix repeat-containing protein, whose translation MRQSNHARSGGGTLVIPPGTYRVGKQEHVPGEYPYYRPAKIFTVKGLKYLRIEGNRATLRLAPGLRFGSFDKDNGEPYQPTKMPFVDPKYAASVGFMLHIVECDNVIIQDLELDGNLGELIIGGQFGDTGRQLPACGIFLQNNKNATIERVHSHHHALDGIMIGWYGLKEQDPASPHTLTDCVFEYNGRQGLSWIGGRGLTARRCKFNHTGKAENNGKPFVSAPGAGLDIEAEESICRDGYFEDCEFVNNAGCGMVADSGDGGYSRFVRCLFWGVTNWSAWNAKPGLVFEDCTFHGSSVHAFGSDDPALATRWIRCTFEDKPWQGQGPYGGFLAEMNGNLKNVTFESCVFRANQRRSIWCSGGGFRFVDCEFIHRFAELPAGQFQALLREGEIVGCHFKEEFPEGTDARWPILVDGSRVVGHEKPTVVDGPHVRWGSPQGPVGVIPPSK comes from the coding sequence TTGCGCCAATCGAACCACGCCCGATCCGGCGGCGGAACGCTCGTCATTCCGCCCGGCACCTATCGGGTGGGCAAGCAGGAACATGTCCCGGGCGAATATCCATACTATCGCCCGGCCAAGATCTTCACCGTTAAGGGGCTGAAGTACCTGCGCATCGAAGGCAATCGGGCGACGCTGCGGTTAGCGCCGGGCTTGCGGTTCGGGTCCTTCGATAAAGATAACGGCGAACCCTATCAGCCAACCAAAATGCCGTTCGTCGATCCCAAGTACGCGGCCAGCGTGGGATTTATGCTGCACATCGTCGAGTGCGACAACGTCATCATCCAGGACCTGGAACTGGACGGCAACCTCGGCGAACTAATCATTGGCGGACAATTCGGCGACACGGGCCGACAGTTGCCTGCGTGCGGAATCTTTCTTCAGAATAATAAAAACGCCACTATCGAGCGCGTGCATAGTCATCACCATGCGCTGGATGGAATCATGATCGGCTGGTACGGCCTGAAGGAGCAGGACCCGGCGTCGCCGCATACTCTCACGGACTGCGTGTTCGAGTACAACGGGCGACAGGGACTTTCATGGATCGGCGGGCGAGGGCTGACCGCTCGGCGGTGCAAGTTCAATCACACGGGAAAGGCCGAAAACAACGGCAAGCCGTTTGTCTCTGCCCCCGGTGCGGGACTCGACATCGAGGCGGAGGAGTCCATCTGTCGCGACGGCTATTTCGAGGACTGCGAGTTTGTCAACAATGCGGGTTGCGGCATGGTGGCCGACTCCGGCGACGGCGGATACAGCCGCTTTGTCCGCTGTTTGTTCTGGGGTGTGACCAATTGGAGTGCATGGAATGCCAAGCCCGGACTAGTCTTCGAGGACTGCACGTTTCACGGCAGCAGCGTGCACGCTTTTGGTTCGGACGATCCGGCCTTGGCCACGCGGTGGATTCGTTGCACTTTCGAAGATAAACCCTGGCAGGGCCAAGGTCCTTACGGTGGTTTCCTGGCGGAAATGAACGGCAACTTGAAAAACGTCACGTTTGAATCCTGCGTTTTTCGCGCGAACCAGCGCCGCAGTATTTGGTGCTCGGGTGGAGGTTTTCGCTTCGTTGATTGCGAGTTCATCCACCGCTTTGCCGAATTGCCGGCTGGTCAATTCCAGGCCCTTCTTCGAGAAGGCGAGATCGTCGGGTGTCATTTCAAGGAGGAGTTTCCGGAAGGGACAGACGCCCGATGGCCGATTCTTGTTGACGGTTCCCGCGTGGTAGGCCATGAAAAGCCCACGGTTGTGGACGGACCGCACGTCCGCTGGGGCAGCCCACAAGGCCCCGTTGGAGTGATTCCCCCAAGCAAATAG
- a CDS encoding ABC transporter substrate-binding protein — MVFFVLMGALAGGCGLPTPERDNAFQSAPAGDSSNSPLPPGQIRRIVSMAPSITETLFALGCGDRVVAVTDFCEYPPEVRNLPRVGGYVNPNLEAVLRLRPDLVVAPAGAEDLPAKLKAMGLPVLTVDHRSIEGVFDSLSILGKALGVERRAEELSATWRKRLDTIAQRCRGQPRPRVLVVVDRPLETGRLQNLCAAGSDGFLNRLVELAGGENVLGDSAVAFPIISAETVLRLNPDVIIEIQAGREISSERHSEWLAAWQEVKEVSAVQNGRVYLLGKDVPVVPGPRMLDLAESLGRCIHPELFDASGPSRSVTSGEK, encoded by the coding sequence ATGGTGTTTTTCGTGCTGATGGGCGCGCTCGCCGGTGGGTGCGGCTTGCCAACGCCAGAGCGCGATAATGCCTTCCAGTCTGCGCCCGCAGGAGATTCGAGCAACTCGCCTCTGCCGCCGGGGCAGATTCGCCGGATCGTCTCCATGGCCCCGAGCATTACCGAAACACTCTTTGCCCTGGGATGCGGGGATCGGGTGGTGGCCGTTACCGATTTCTGCGAATATCCTCCCGAAGTCCGCAACTTGCCCCGGGTGGGCGGATACGTCAACCCGAATCTGGAGGCCGTGCTGCGACTGAGGCCCGATCTGGTCGTCGCACCGGCAGGCGCCGAAGACCTGCCCGCCAAACTCAAAGCCATGGGGCTCCCTGTGCTTACCGTGGACCACCGCTCGATTGAGGGTGTGTTTGATTCGCTGTCGATTCTGGGCAAAGCTCTGGGGGTGGAACGGCGCGCCGAAGAACTGAGCGCGACCTGGCGAAAGCGATTGGACACAATTGCCCAGCGATGTCGTGGTCAGCCACGGCCGCGGGTTTTGGTCGTGGTGGATCGACCGCTGGAAACCGGTCGGCTCCAGAATCTGTGTGCGGCTGGATCAGATGGGTTTCTCAATAGACTCGTGGAACTGGCCGGTGGCGAGAACGTTCTCGGGGACTCCGCCGTTGCTTTCCCCATCATTTCGGCAGAAACCGTCCTGCGGCTCAATCCGGATGTGATTATCGAGATCCAGGCGGGAAGAGAGATCTCGTCTGAGCGTCACTCGGAATGGTTGGCCGCCTGGCAGGAGGTGAAAGAAGTGTCCGCCGTGCAAAATGGACGCGTTTATCTTTTGGGGAAGGATGTCCCTGTGGTCCCCGGCCCGCGGATGCTCGATCTGGCAGAATCCCTCGGGCGGTGCATCCACCCGGAGCTGTTTGACGCTTCTGGCCCCTCCCGCTCAGTGACCTCCGGGGAGAAGTAA